Proteins from a single region of Amycolatopsis sp. CA-230715:
- a CDS encoding Asp23/Gls24 family envelope stress response protein, with protein MAVNRAPGGYELPCERDLEQVWERLDEVGAGRADEHELTCPHCRTARESLQALRDATDELVAEADGPPPDLVGKIMSAVRAEVRRGHMMRLPSPEPGVVEVSEQAVAVVLRFAADAVTGIRARRCRVRTIGIGDAGEAIVEVDLTLAVSLRNATGREALSEVRERVGAAAAARVGLRVERLNLIVDDVYEADGE; from the coding sequence ATGGCGGTGAACCGGGCGCCAGGGGGCTACGAACTCCCCTGCGAACGCGATCTGGAACAGGTGTGGGAGCGGCTCGACGAGGTCGGCGCCGGGCGCGCCGACGAGCACGAGCTGACCTGCCCGCACTGCCGCACGGCGCGGGAAAGCCTGCAGGCGCTGCGCGATGCGACCGACGAGCTGGTGGCCGAGGCCGACGGCCCGCCGCCCGACCTGGTCGGCAAGATCATGTCGGCGGTCCGCGCGGAGGTGCGGCGCGGGCACATGATGCGGCTGCCCAGCCCCGAACCCGGGGTGGTCGAGGTGAGCGAGCAGGCGGTCGCCGTGGTGCTGCGGTTCGCCGCGGACGCGGTCACCGGCATCAGGGCCCGCCGCTGCCGGGTCCGCACGATCGGCATCGGCGACGCGGGCGAGGCGATCGTGGAAGTCGACCTCACCCTTGCGGTGAGTCTGCGGAACGCTACCGGCCGTGAGGCGTTGTCGGAAGTGAGGGAACGGGTCGGCGCCGCCGCGGCCGCGCGGGTGGGTCTGCGCGTCGAGCGCTTGAACCTGATCGTGGACGATGTGTACGAGGCGGATGGGGAATGA
- a CDS encoding Asp23/Gls24 family envelope stress response protein, with protein sequence MTAAEYVISDTVVSSVAARAAIATPGVVRLEPGLVGLVTAWGRAARQRWEGLTPAPADGVTTKIVDGQAQVKVDLVTSSVDQAAAVARAVQRAVSREVAEQTGLAVSAVSVSILDIEPGNR encoded by the coding sequence ATGACGGCAGCGGAGTACGTCATCAGCGACACGGTGGTGTCCAGCGTGGCGGCGCGCGCGGCGATCGCGACGCCCGGCGTGGTGCGGCTCGAACCGGGACTGGTCGGGCTCGTCACCGCGTGGGGGCGCGCGGCGCGCCAGCGCTGGGAAGGACTGACCCCGGCGCCCGCGGACGGCGTGACCACGAAGATCGTGGACGGGCAGGCGCAGGTGAAGGTGGACCTGGTGACCTCGTCGGTCGACCAGGCCGCCGCTGTCGCCCGCGCGGTGCAGCGCGCCGTTTCCCGGGAAGTGGCCGAGCAGACCGGGCTCGCCGTTTCCGCGGTTTCAGTGTCTATTTTGGACATCGAGCCGGGGAACCGGTGA
- a CDS encoding Asp23/Gls24 family envelope stress response protein, with the protein MSTSTAEKNTAVSKAGNTTEVSALVTKQGATTIADTVVQKIAGLAAREVSGVYDLGGGAARAFSAIRERIPGASASAGQGVSVEVGEKQAAIDLQLLVEYGVSIADLARSVRKNVITAIEQMTGLEVVEVNINVNDVHIPGDEDEPQNDRVQ; encoded by the coding sequence ATGAGCACCTCGACCGCGGAGAAGAACACCGCCGTTTCCAAGGCGGGCAACACCACCGAAGTGAGCGCGCTGGTGACGAAGCAGGGCGCGACCACCATCGCCGACACCGTGGTGCAGAAGATCGCCGGTCTCGCCGCCCGTGAAGTGAGCGGCGTCTACGACCTCGGCGGCGGCGCGGCCCGCGCGTTCAGCGCCATCCGCGAGCGCATCCCCGGCGCCAGCGCGAGCGCGGGGCAGGGCGTGTCCGTCGAGGTCGGCGAAAAGCAGGCCGCGATCGACCTGCAGCTCCTGGTGGAGTACGGCGTTTCCATCGCCGACCTCGCGCGCTCGGTGCGCAAGAACGTGATCACCGCGATCGAGCAGATGACCGGGCTCGAGGTCGTCGAGGTCAACATCAACGTCAACGACGTGCACATCCCCGGTGACGAGGACGAGCCCCAGAACGACCGGGTCCAGTGA
- a CDS encoding Asp23/Gls24 family envelope stress response protein produces the protein MSLAAEVIEDRGRTTLEPRVVKKIAGHAAGEVPGVGSGAKVDATIDRESATLTVSLAVRYPESVARTTEAARAHVVARTAELTGLSVPKVDIVVTALQSEETGKRRVR, from the coding sequence ATGTCGCTCGCCGCCGAAGTCATCGAAGATCGGGGCCGGACCACCCTCGAACCGCGCGTCGTCAAGAAGATCGCCGGGCACGCCGCCGGCGAGGTGCCCGGTGTCGGCTCCGGCGCGAAGGTCGACGCCACGATCGACCGCGAATCGGCCACGCTGACGGTTTCGCTCGCGGTGCGCTATCCGGAATCGGTCGCGCGCACCACCGAGGCCGCGCGTGCGCACGTGGTGGCGCGGACCGCCGAACTCACCGGCCTGTCCGTGCCGAAGGTGGACATCGTGGTGACCGCGCTGCAGTCCGAAGAGACCGGCAAACGGAGGGTGCGGTGA
- a CDS encoding DUF6286 domain-containing protein, translated as MIRRPRRSLPAALVALVVLAACAFVAVSCVQYLIGERPWLTFDTAADAVRGIRWDGVPVLVAGGVVAVVGLVLLLAAVLPGKPIVLPLAPSDRDETSGATRRSVHGELRQTVASVDGVSSAKVKLRTKKLTARVRTSRTVTEGLADAVSSALETRLDQIAPAKRPRVRVRVKKTRSS; from the coding sequence GTGATCCGGCGGCCGCGCCGCAGCCTGCCCGCCGCGCTGGTCGCGCTCGTGGTGCTGGCGGCGTGCGCGTTCGTCGCGGTCTCGTGCGTCCAGTACCTGATCGGCGAGCGGCCGTGGCTGACGTTCGACACCGCGGCGGACGCCGTGCGCGGGATCCGCTGGGACGGCGTTCCGGTGCTCGTCGCCGGTGGTGTGGTCGCGGTGGTCGGGCTCGTGCTGCTGCTCGCGGCGGTGCTGCCCGGTAAGCCGATCGTGCTGCCGCTCGCGCCGTCCGATCGCGACGAGACCTCCGGCGCGACACGGCGCAGCGTGCACGGCGAACTGCGCCAGACCGTGGCCTCGGTCGACGGGGTTTCGTCGGCGAAGGTGAAGCTGCGGACCAAGAAGCTGACCGCGCGCGTGCGGACGAGCCGGACGGTGACCGAGGGGCTCGCCGACGCGGTTTCGTCCGCGCTCGAAACGCGGCTCGACCAGATCGCGCCCGCGAAGCGCCCGAGGGTGCGGGTTCGCGTGAAGAAGACGAGGAGCAGCTGA
- the amaP gene encoding alkaline shock response membrane anchor protein AmaP: MANLNRPARLNRALLAVLGLVLLAAGAFALVTHFGALRVLDPAAPVVPSLPAPPTWAYYAAIAVAVVLGLLCLRLLAAQAFRRPRPGTWRFETEPEHGGTRLSGSVATKPLAEEVTAYQGVRSVNATLAGRREDPTLYLTVGTEQGADLGELRERIDEHAVPRLRRALDLDALPVVLEFRLTTKSGARAL, encoded by the coding sequence ATGGCGAACCTGAACCGGCCCGCGCGGCTGAACCGGGCCTTGCTGGCCGTGCTCGGTCTCGTGCTGCTGGCCGCGGGCGCGTTCGCGCTGGTCACCCATTTCGGCGCGCTGCGGGTGCTCGATCCGGCCGCGCCGGTCGTCCCGTCCCTGCCCGCGCCGCCGACCTGGGCGTACTACGCGGCGATCGCGGTGGCGGTCGTGCTCGGGCTGCTGTGCCTCCGGCTGCTCGCCGCGCAGGCGTTCCGCCGTCCGAGGCCGGGTACGTGGCGGTTCGAAACCGAGCCGGAACACGGCGGGACCCGGCTGAGCGGGTCCGTCGCCACCAAGCCCCTCGCTGAGGAAGTCACCGCGTACCAGGGCGTCCGGTCGGTCAACGCCACCCTCGCCGGCCGCCGCGAGGACCCGACGCTGTACCTCACCGTCGGCACCGAACAGGGCGCCGATCTCGGCGAGCTGCGCGAGCGCATCGACGAGCACGCGGTGCCGAGGCTGCGGCGCGCGCTCGACCTCGACGCGCTCCCCGTCGTGCTCGAATTCCGGCTCACTACCAAATCCGGCGCCCGCGCGCTGTAG
- a CDS encoding DUF2784 domain-containing protein, with translation MYRFLADLTVLVHLLALAYIGFGGFLAWRWPKAIFVHIFFAVWGVAVNAFPIPCPLTALENFFRHQQGLPDLPGGFNAYYLYDTVFPRAWLPLITVVALGVVVISYIGAFQRWRRVQHGEHVPGPPVGLG, from the coding sequence ATGTACCGGTTTCTCGCCGACCTGACCGTGCTCGTCCACCTTCTCGCGCTCGCCTACATCGGTTTCGGCGGCTTCCTCGCGTGGCGGTGGCCGAAGGCGATCTTCGTGCACATCTTTTTCGCGGTGTGGGGCGTCGCGGTGAACGCCTTTCCGATCCCGTGCCCGCTGACCGCGCTGGAGAACTTCTTCCGCCACCAGCAGGGCCTCCCCGACCTTCCCGGCGGGTTCAACGCCTACTACCTCTACGACACGGTGTTCCCGAGGGCGTGGCTGCCGCTCATCACCGTCGTCGCGCTCGGCGTGGTCGTGATCTCCTACATCGGCGCCTTTCAGCGCTGGCGCCGCGTCCAGCACGGCGAACACGTGCCGGGGCCACCCGTCGGTCTTGGCTGA
- a CDS encoding TrmH family RNA methyltransferase, translated as MTGPSEWGAREEVGVGPWEGPWPDDPRYDPELLENGDRRNVVDPYRYWRREAIVSDVDTRRHPFHVAIENFQHDHNIGTVVRTANAFAAAAVHIVGRRRWNRRGAMVTDRYQHLEHHEDVTALLAYAAERNLAVVGVDNTPGASPLETVELPRDCVLLFGQEGPGLSGAAQEVASVVVSIAQFGTTRSINAGVAAGIVMHTWVRQHADLADAW; from the coding sequence GTGACCGGGCCGAGCGAATGGGGCGCGCGCGAAGAAGTCGGCGTCGGGCCGTGGGAGGGGCCGTGGCCGGACGATCCGCGCTACGATCCCGAACTGCTGGAAAACGGCGACCGCCGCAACGTGGTCGACCCCTACCGCTACTGGCGCCGCGAAGCCATCGTGTCCGATGTGGACACTCGACGGCATCCGTTCCACGTGGCGATCGAGAACTTCCAGCACGATCACAACATCGGCACCGTGGTGCGCACCGCGAACGCGTTCGCGGCCGCGGCCGTGCACATCGTCGGCCGCAGGCGCTGGAACCGCCGCGGTGCCATGGTCACCGACCGGTATCAGCACCTCGAGCACCACGAGGACGTGACCGCGCTGCTCGCCTATGCCGCGGAACGGAATCTGGCCGTGGTGGGCGTGGACAACACGCCTGGCGCGAGTCCACTTGAGACGGTCGAGCTGCCCCGCGACTGCGTACTCCTCTTCGGACAGGAGGGCCCCGGCCTTTCCGGTGCGGCGCAGGAAGTCGCGTCGGTCGTGGTGTCGATCGCGCAGTTCGGCACCACGCGCTCGATCAACGCGGGCGTCGCGGCGGGCATCGTGATGCACACCTGGGTCCGCCAGCACGCCGACCTCGCCGACGCGTGGTGA
- a CDS encoding TetR/AcrR family transcriptional regulator codes for MARWEPNAHERLASAAIELFLQQGYENTAVAEIAERAGLTKSTFFRHFTDKREVLFGRDELSRLLAGAITAAPASATPIGAIGAALDAAAAVFGPERRDWARNRQAVITATSELRERELLKRASLVEAMTGAMRERGVRDPVAGLAAEFGYLAFENAFKRWIDPAGRDAFGEVAREELESLREAITELG; via the coding sequence ATGGCACGGTGGGAGCCGAACGCGCACGAGCGCCTCGCGAGCGCGGCGATCGAGCTGTTCCTCCAGCAGGGCTACGAGAACACCGCGGTGGCGGAGATCGCCGAGCGCGCCGGGCTGACGAAGAGCACCTTCTTCCGGCACTTCACCGACAAGCGCGAAGTGCTGTTCGGGCGGGACGAGCTGAGCAGGCTGCTCGCCGGGGCGATCACCGCCGCGCCCGCTTCCGCGACGCCGATCGGCGCGATCGGGGCGGCGCTGGACGCCGCGGCGGCGGTCTTCGGCCCGGAACGCCGTGACTGGGCGCGCAACCGGCAGGCCGTCATCACGGCTACCAGCGAGTTGCGGGAACGCGAGCTGCTCAAGCGCGCCAGCCTCGTCGAGGCCATGACCGGAGCGATGCGGGAGCGCGGTGTGCGGGATCCGGTCGCCGGGCTCGCGGCCGAATTCGGTTACCTCGCCTTCGAAAACGCGTTCAAGCGCTGGATCGACCCTGCCGGGCGGGACGCTTTCGGCGAGGTGGCTCGCGAGGAGTTGGAAAGCCTGCGCGAGGCCATCACCGAACTGGGCTGA
- a CDS encoding molybdopterin-dependent oxidoreductase, with product MTTANVTCPLCEACCGLEVTFDGPVVTSVRGDTDDVFSKGYVCPKGASLGALHHDRDRLRTPLVKRDGEFVEVTWDEAFAEIEARLRAILDEHGRDAVAVYAGNPGVHNTALALYGRVFYKALGTRNFYTAGSVDQLPKHFSCGYLFGDPLSIPVPDLDRTGHLLLLGANPLVSNGSLMTAPDTRGRLKAIRARGGRIVVVDPKRTRTAELADEHHPIRPGTDALLLFALVNVLFAENRVALGQLADHVNGLDEVRELARPFTPEAVEGHTGIAAAEIRRMGLDLADAERAAVYGRIGTTTQAFGTVASWLVDVLNVLTGNLDRPGGVLFPLAAAGQPNSAPGKRRPFAAGRWRTRVRGLPEVFGEVPVATLADEILTPGDGRVRALVTVSGNPALSAPNGERLADALGRLDFQLSLDVYLNETTRHADVILPGPSPLERPHYDVALYQLAVRNVANWTPAAVGTELPQEWETLLRLTAIVTGQPTAELSALDDFVAAEVARRSGVDSALAGDRTGPARLIDLMLRGGPYELTLADLEATPHGVDLGPLRPRVPEILNTASGRIELAPEPITADVPRLAAELGAAPSPLVLIGRRHLSSNNSWMHNLEPLVRGSNTCTVQVHPEDARRLGLTDGALANVGSAAGKIAVPVEVTETIRPGVVSIPHGWGHGGDGTRTRVAAEHAGVNTNLLTDETRLDALSGTAVLNGIPVEVSPVR from the coding sequence ATGACCACCGCGAACGTCACCTGCCCGTTGTGCGAGGCGTGCTGCGGCCTCGAAGTCACCTTCGACGGCCCGGTGGTGACCAGCGTCCGCGGCGACACCGATGACGTGTTCTCGAAGGGGTACGTGTGCCCGAAGGGCGCGTCGCTGGGCGCGCTGCACCACGACCGGGACAGGCTGCGCACACCGCTGGTGAAGCGGGACGGCGAGTTCGTCGAGGTCACCTGGGACGAGGCGTTCGCCGAGATCGAAGCGAGGCTGCGGGCGATACTGGACGAGCACGGCCGCGACGCGGTCGCCGTCTACGCGGGCAATCCCGGCGTGCACAACACCGCGCTCGCGCTCTACGGCCGCGTGTTCTACAAGGCGCTCGGCACCAGGAACTTCTACACGGCCGGTTCGGTCGACCAGCTGCCGAAGCACTTTTCGTGCGGCTACCTCTTCGGCGACCCGCTGTCCATCCCGGTGCCCGATCTCGACCGCACCGGTCACCTGCTGCTGCTCGGCGCCAACCCGCTGGTGTCCAACGGCAGCCTGATGACCGCGCCGGACACCCGCGGCAGGCTCAAGGCGATCCGGGCGCGCGGCGGCCGGATCGTGGTCGTCGACCCGAAGCGCACGCGCACCGCCGAACTCGCCGACGAGCACCATCCGATCCGGCCGGGAACCGACGCGCTGCTGCTGTTCGCACTGGTCAACGTCCTGTTCGCGGAGAACCGCGTCGCGCTGGGACAGCTCGCGGACCACGTGAACGGACTCGACGAGGTCCGCGAACTCGCCCGCCCGTTCACCCCGGAAGCCGTCGAGGGGCACACCGGGATCGCGGCCGCCGAGATCCGCCGGATGGGCCTCGATCTCGCCGACGCCGAGCGCGCGGCGGTCTACGGGCGCATCGGCACCACGACGCAGGCGTTCGGCACGGTCGCGAGCTGGCTGGTGGACGTGCTGAACGTGCTCACCGGCAACCTCGACCGGCCTGGCGGCGTGCTGTTCCCGCTGGCCGCCGCCGGGCAGCCGAACAGCGCGCCGGGGAAGCGCCGCCCGTTCGCCGCGGGCCGGTGGCGGACCAGGGTGCGCGGCCTGCCGGAGGTGTTCGGCGAGGTCCCGGTGGCCACCCTCGCCGACGAGATCCTGACCCCCGGCGACGGACGGGTCCGCGCGCTCGTCACGGTGAGCGGAAACCCCGCGCTGAGCGCCCCGAACGGCGAACGGCTCGCGGATGCGTTGGGGCGGCTGGACTTCCAGCTCTCCCTCGATGTCTACCTGAACGAAACCACCCGGCACGCCGACGTGATCCTGCCCGGCCCGAGCCCGCTGGAACGCCCGCACTACGACGTCGCGCTGTACCAGCTCGCGGTGCGGAACGTGGCGAACTGGACCCCGGCCGCGGTCGGCACGGAACTGCCGCAGGAATGGGAAACCCTGCTGCGGCTGACCGCGATCGTCACCGGGCAGCCCACCGCCGAACTGTCCGCATTGGACGATTTCGTGGCAGCGGAGGTGGCGCGGCGGTCCGGTGTGGACAGTGCGCTCGCCGGTGACCGCACCGGGCCCGCACGGCTGATCGACCTGATGCTGCGCGGCGGCCCGTACGAACTGACCTTGGCGGATCTCGAAGCGACGCCCCACGGCGTCGATCTCGGGCCGCTGCGCCCGCGTGTACCCGAGATACTGAACACCGCCAGCGGCCGCATCGAACTCGCCCCGGAGCCGATCACCGCGGACGTGCCGAGGCTGGCCGCCGAACTCGGTGCCGCGCCGAGCCCCCTGGTCCTGATCGGCAGGCGGCACCTGAGTTCCAACAACTCCTGGATGCACAACCTCGAACCGCTCGTACGCGGGTCCAACACGTGCACCGTCCAAGTGCACCCCGAGGACGCGCGGCGATTGGGCCTCACCGACGGCGCGCTCGCGAATGTGGGATCCGCCGCGGGGAAGATCGCCGTGCCGGTCGAAGTGACCGAGACGATCCGGCCCGGCGTGGTCAGCATCCCGCACGGCTGGGGCCACGGCGGCGACGGCACGCGAACCAGGGTCGCCGCCGAGCACGCCGGGGTCAACACGAACCTGCTGACCGACGAAACCCGGCTCGACGCGTTGTCCGGTACCGCCGTCCTCAATGGAATCCCGGTGGAGGTCAGCCCAGTTCGGTGA
- a CDS encoding glycoside hydrolase family 76 protein has translation MRAERAAAAERAITVRHLRPVWGLPGTVLGRSGWPPDPGQRLHWHWNYWWQSHLLEALADAQHRAPTAARAGLIERFARSVRLRNFGSWVNDYYDDIAWLGIALQRVGGDPGALDAIANRLRSGWTPDAGGGIWWRRDDQFKNAPANGPAAIFHARAGDTEHARGLLDWMTERLVDPDTGLVWDGYRVDTGETVQHIYTYCQGVYLGACVELSEVDYAKRVIRAVAEHCAPGGVIRGQGGGDGGLFAGILARYLALAARRLPPCEESDVASEIVLTSADACWDSSLEVRGDPLFGPEWTERVPDLPVRGPARDLSVQVGAWILLEAAASLG, from the coding sequence ATGAGGGCGGAACGCGCGGCGGCGGCGGAACGGGCGATCACGGTGCGGCACCTGCGGCCGGTGTGGGGACTGCCCGGCACGGTGCTCGGGCGCAGCGGCTGGCCACCGGATCCCGGCCAGCGGCTGCACTGGCACTGGAACTACTGGTGGCAATCCCATCTGCTGGAGGCGCTCGCGGACGCGCAGCACCGCGCGCCCACCGCGGCACGGGCCGGGCTCATCGAGCGGTTCGCGCGTTCGGTCCGGCTGCGGAACTTCGGTAGCTGGGTGAACGACTACTACGACGACATCGCGTGGCTCGGAATCGCGCTGCAACGCGTCGGCGGCGACCCCGGCGCGCTCGACGCGATCGCGAACCGCCTCCGCTCGGGATGGACGCCGGACGCGGGCGGCGGGATCTGGTGGCGCCGAGACGACCAGTTCAAGAACGCGCCCGCGAACGGGCCCGCCGCGATCTTCCACGCCCGCGCCGGGGACACCGAGCACGCGCGCGGCCTGCTCGACTGGATGACCGAGCGGCTCGTCGACCCGGACACCGGGCTCGTCTGGGACGGGTACCGGGTGGACACCGGTGAGACCGTGCAGCACATTTACACCTACTGCCAAGGAGTTTACCTCGGCGCCTGCGTTGAACTGTCCGAAGTGGACTATGCGAAACGGGTGATCCGCGCGGTGGCGGAGCACTGCGCGCCGGGCGGGGTGATCCGGGGCCAGGGCGGCGGGGACGGCGGGCTCTTCGCAGGCATTCTGGCGCGGTACCTTGCGCTCGCGGCGCGGAGGTTGCCGCCGTGCGAGGAATCCGATGTCGCCTCGGAGATCGTGCTCACCTCGGCGGACGCGTGCTGGGACTCTTCTCTCGAAGTGCGCGGTGATCCGCTGTTCGGTCCTGAATGGACGGAGCGGGTACCGGACCTGCCGGTCCGTGGCCCGGCGCGGGATCTCTCGGTCCAGGTCGGCGCGTGGATCCTGCTGGAGGCCGCTGCTTCGCTGGGTTAG
- a CDS encoding TetR/AcrR family transcriptional regulator, with protein sequence MADATTARPGRPAQLNRERIVDAALSAGNLDAVTMRELAARLEVSHGALYRWVRNRDELLDLVSDVMVERVLPADGPPKRQWRPWLARLAWAMHDQFLAVPGYATRTARPHRHSGSFGRLRTEVVTAFTNAGVHPGLAEQSWYIFITSVVSWLAAQENPLDLGQHAPRFELFLDTLLRGLPAREPGIERS encoded by the coding sequence ATGGCCGACGCCACGACCGCCCGCCCCGGGCGCCCCGCACAGCTCAACCGCGAGCGGATCGTGGACGCCGCATTGTCGGCGGGGAACCTCGACGCGGTAACCATGCGGGAGCTCGCCGCCCGCCTCGAGGTCAGCCATGGCGCCCTCTACCGCTGGGTCAGGAACCGCGACGAGCTGCTGGACCTGGTCAGCGACGTCATGGTGGAGCGCGTCCTGCCCGCCGACGGCCCGCCAAAGCGCCAGTGGCGCCCCTGGCTCGCGCGGCTCGCCTGGGCCATGCACGACCAGTTCCTGGCGGTACCCGGCTACGCCACCCGCACCGCGAGGCCGCACCGCCACTCCGGCTCGTTCGGACGGCTCCGCACGGAGGTCGTCACGGCCTTCACGAACGCGGGTGTCCATCCTGGACTCGCCGAGCAGAGCTGGTACATCTTCATCACGTCGGTCGTCAGCTGGCTCGCCGCCCAGGAGAACCCGCTCGACCTCGGCCAGCACGCCCCGCGCTTCGAACTCTTCCTCGACACGCTCCTGCGCGGCCTGCCCGCACGAGAACCGGGAATCGAGCGGAGCTAA
- a CDS encoding serine hydrolase domain-containing protein: MEALRGTVAAGFEPVRDEFAEVVLGEGGDFAAQLVAYRHGERVVDLWTGPEITGDSLLGAFSASKGAAHLVVALLVQDGVLELDRRVSHYWPEFAVEGKRDITVREVLAHRAGLVGADAGFALAELADDRVVAERLGGQRPYWRPGTAFGYHALVVAALSGEVVRRATGATIQEHFAARVRDTYTVDFYLGLPSNQEFRYLAVEPAPEPPGVGVRGLPGIAFNRHHPGNPELWRLPNFRVIRANGPASLGGVASARGMARMYAAAISSVDGMAPLLKPDTAAAFAQIQSVGYDLVTRAHKTFGVGFHATSEVYPELGQGAFGHSGAGGQQAFADPRNSVAYGYSRRRFPCPSGPAPENARLISALYASFQRSR; the protein is encoded by the coding sequence ATGGAGGCATTGCGGGGCACCGTGGCCGCCGGTTTCGAGCCGGTGCGGGACGAGTTCGCCGAGGTCGTTCTCGGGGAGGGCGGCGACTTCGCCGCGCAGCTGGTGGCTTATCGGCACGGTGAGCGGGTCGTGGATCTGTGGACCGGTCCGGAGATCACCGGGGATTCGCTGCTCGGCGCGTTCTCCGCGAGCAAGGGCGCCGCGCACCTCGTCGTCGCGCTGCTGGTGCAGGACGGTGTGCTGGAGCTGGACCGGCGGGTCAGCCACTACTGGCCCGAGTTCGCCGTGGAAGGCAAGCGGGACATCACGGTGCGCGAGGTGCTGGCGCACCGCGCTGGCCTGGTCGGCGCGGACGCGGGGTTCGCGCTGGCCGAGCTCGCCGACGACCGCGTCGTCGCCGAGCGGCTCGGCGGGCAGCGCCCGTACTGGCGGCCGGGAACCGCGTTCGGCTACCACGCGCTGGTCGTCGCGGCGTTGAGCGGCGAGGTGGTGCGCCGCGCCACCGGAGCGACCATCCAGGAGCACTTCGCTGCGCGCGTGCGCGATACGTACACAGTGGACTTCTACTTGGGACTGCCGTCGAACCAGGAATTCCGTTACCTGGCAGTGGAACCGGCGCCGGAACCGCCCGGCGTCGGCGTTCGTGGCCTGCCCGGTATCGCGTTCAACCGGCATCACCCAGGGAATCCGGAGCTGTGGCGGTTGCCGAACTTCCGCGTGATCAGGGCTAACGGTCCCGCTTCACTGGGCGGAGTCGCCTCGGCACGCGGCATGGCGAGGATGTACGCGGCCGCGATCAGTTCCGTGGATGGTATGGCGCCGTTGCTGAAGCCGGACACCGCCGCCGCGTTCGCGCAGATCCAGTCCGTCGGCTACGACCTGGTCACGCGTGCGCACAAGACGTTCGGGGTCGGGTTCCACGCCACCTCCGAGGTGTACCCGGAGCTGGGCCAGGGCGCGTTCGGGCACAGCGGCGCGGGCGGTCAGCAGGCGTTCGCCGACCCGCGCAATTCCGTCGCTTACGGCTACAGCAGGCGGCGGTTCCCTTGTCCGAGCGGGCCCGCGCCGGAAAACGCCCGTCTGATCAGTGCGCTTTACGCGTCTTTCCAACGCTCTCGGTAG
- a CDS encoding winged helix-turn-helix transcriptional regulator: MARIDDLADECTVEAALEVIGGKWKLVILRHLLDGTKRFGELDRALNGVTPRMLTRQLRELEADGLVLRTVYPQVPPKVEYSVTELGESLRTITSLLERWGQDYRERWKDA; encoded by the coding sequence ATGGCCCGCATCGACGACCTGGCCGACGAGTGCACGGTCGAGGCCGCGCTGGAGGTCATCGGCGGCAAGTGGAAGCTGGTCATCCTGCGGCACCTCCTGGACGGCACCAAGCGGTTCGGCGAGCTGGACCGGGCGCTGAACGGCGTCACGCCGCGGATGCTGACCAGGCAGCTGCGGGAACTCGAAGCCGACGGCCTCGTGCTGCGGACCGTGTACCCGCAGGTGCCGCCCAAGGTCGAATACTCGGTCACCGAACTCGGCGAAAGCCTGCGAACCATCACGAGCCTGTTGGAACGGTGGGGCCAGGACTACCGAGAGCGTTGGAAAGACGCGTAA
- a CDS encoding RidA family protein, translated as MTSPQRVTHDPDWYEPYRISLAIKANGLIFVSGQAGIDERGRTVAPDFETQAHRAFQNVRTVLGGSLADVVKVTIMVTDMSHLDRIVELRSEYFAPPYPADTLVQVAGLAQPDWLIEIDAIAVDPHFGGASV; from the coding sequence ATGACTTCTCCGCAGCGCGTGACGCACGACCCCGACTGGTACGAGCCCTACCGCATTTCCCTTGCCATCAAAGCGAACGGCCTCATATTCGTCTCCGGGCAGGCCGGGATCGACGAGCGCGGCCGCACCGTCGCGCCCGACTTCGAAACCCAGGCGCACCGGGCGTTCCAGAACGTGCGGACGGTGCTCGGCGGCAGCCTCGCCGACGTGGTGAAGGTGACCATCATGGTGACCGACATGAGCCACCTCGACCGGATCGTCGAGCTGCGCTCGGAGTACTTCGCTCCGCCGTATCCGGCCGACACGCTCGTCCAGGTCGCCGGGTTGGCGCAGCCGGACTGGCTGATCGAGATCGATGCTATCGCGGTGGATCCTCATTTTGGCGGTGCCTCCGTGTAG